The sequence GGTTACCTCAATCTCTGTGCCGCCGAGCTGAGCCGCATCGAGGACCGGCAGGACCCGGAGCCGTGGGCCCGGGCCGCGGCCATCTGGGACCGCCGCCAGCAGCCCTACCCCGCGGCGTACGCGCGGCTGCGGCACGCCGAGGCCGCGTTGCAGCGCCGGGCCCGGCGCACGTCCGCGATCAACGGGCTGCGCCAGGCGTACGCCACGGCCGTCGCGATGGGCGCCCGCCCGTTCGCGAACGAGGTCAGGGGCGTCGCCCAGCGCTTCCGGGTCTCGCTCTCCGAGGACGCGGACACCGTGGCGATGATGCCCCCGGAGCCGGACCCGGGTGACGAGCTGGCCGTGCTGACCGGGCGGGAACGCGAGGTGCTGGCCGCGGTCGCCGAGGGCCTGACCAACCGGGAGATCGGTGAGCTGCTGTTCATCAGCGAGCGCACGGTCGGCGTGCACCTGGGCCACATCTTCGACAAACTGCAGGTACGTACCCGCGTACAGGCCAGCCGGGTGTATCTGACTGCAGCCTGACCTGCGGATCGTTATCTCGCCGTGACATACGTACACGGAATACGTCGTTCTACCGATCCCCCCGTGCGCCGCCTTTGCAAGGCTGTGGGCACGGGGGAGCACCGCCCGGTGGTCATCGAGCCGCCGGGCGGTGCTGGGGGCCCTCCGCGACACCGGCAAGTCCCGTGGAGGATCCGATGACCCAGCCCATCTGGGGGCCAGTACAACTGCAGATGTCCACGATCCTGCGGGAGCACCCGGACGACGTGCCCGCGGTCGTGGAGCAGCTGACCAGACTGCAGGACGCGCTCTGCCAGGTCCCGCCGCTGCTGCACGGCAATCCGCTGGCGGACTTCAACAAGCTCTACCTCACCATCACCGAGAACGTGCTGGACCGCCTCTACGCGGGCAAGTTCAAGGACCCGGCGTTCCTGTCCCGGCTCGATGTGGAGTTCGCGGCGCGCTATTTCGACGCGCTGCGCTACTGGACCGAGGGCAGCCCGGCCTGCCCCGACGTGTGGGCCGGGCTGTTCACCCGGATTCCCGGACCGGACGCCCGCGCGCTGCCGTCCGCGGTCGCCGGGGTCAACGCGCACATCAACTTCGACCTGCCGTTCGCCCTGGTCACCACATTCGACCACCTGGGCACCGACCCGATCGACGGCAGCGACCAGCACCACGACTACCTGCAGGTCAACGACATCTTCGCGGAGGAGATCCCGGGCCTGCGGCGCGGCTACCTGGACCGGTGGCAGCTGCTCATCGACACGATGAACGGCGACCTGGACGACTGGTGGCAGGGTGAGATGGTCGAGTACACCCGCAACGTCGCCTGGCGCAACGCCCAGAAGATCTGGGCGATCCGGCACGACCTGGCGGCACTCGACGCCGAGCGCCGCCGGCTCGACCGGACCGCCACCGGCCTGGGCAAACTGCTGCTGTCGCCGTTCGCCAGCTTCCTGCAGTAGCAAGCCCTCCGCTCGTGGACCTCGGGGGGAGTCCACGAGCGGAGGGCTGTTTCACGGCGATCCTCCGCGCCGTCCGCGACCCCGCCGAGGCGCGCCCGCAGGCCGGTCCTCACCCGATCACGACATCATCCGGCGCGGCGGGCGCCGCACCCGGCCGGCGCGAGGGCCGCGGCCACCACAGCTTTTCCGGTACGAATCACCGGTACGAGAGTGGCCCCGCCCCGATCGACACGGATCCGCCGTCTGTTCGGGTTCGGTTCGGAACCTCCGCGGTGACCATCGCCGCGCCCTCCGCAGCGTGCCCGGCCTCGATCCGCCCGCCCCAGGCGCCCACCCAGCCGCCCGACCAGCTGTCCGACCAGGCGCCGCCCAGCCGCCCGACCAGGCGCCCATCCAGCCGCCGCCCAGCCGCCCGACCGGGCGTGCGGCCAGCGCGGATCCGAGTCCGCTACCCACCTTGCGGACGTCGCGGTAGCGCCGGTTCAGCACGCCCCGTCGAACGCCACTGCCAGATCGTCGTCGGCGGCCTCCAGCCGGGCGAACATCGGCAGGTCGGAGATCAGCCGGCCGAGCCGGTCCCCCCGACCAGCATGGTTACCCCGGGCTGGGGCGCATCCGCCGCGCTGACCCGCCCCGATCGGAAGCGAGGGGGCGGAAAGCGCTCTCCTGCCGTGCTATAAAGGCGGCGGCCCGGCCGAGCGGTCCGCACCGAGCGGCCCGCACCCGGTGGTCCGGCAGCGCGGACCCGCACCGGGCGGCGCCTTCCCGGCGGGAGGCCCGGCGCCCTGAGCCGGGTTCCGGCGCCCTGAGCCGGGTTCCGGCGCCCTGAGCCGGGCGAGGCGTCACACACGGGGGGATGCCTCGCCCACCAGCATGGTCGATGGCCGCCCGTCGTGCGGGCGGCCATCGGCCCGGGACCCTTGGGCGCGTGGCGGGCGGCACGTGCGGGCGGCCAACAGCCCCGGACCCTTGGGCGCGTGGCGGGCGGCACGTGCGGGCGGCCAACAGCCCCGGACCCTTGGGCGCGTGGCGGGCGGCACGTGCGGGCGGCCAACAGCCCCGGACCCTTGGGCGCGTGGCGGGCGGCACGTGCGGGCGGCCAACAGCCCTGGACCCTTGGGCGCGTGGCGGGCGGCACGTGCGGGCGGCCAACAGCCCTGGACCCTTGGGCGCGTGGCGGGCGGCACGTGCGGGCGGCCAACAGCCCCGGACCCTTGGGCGCGTGGCGGGCGGCACGTGCGGGCGGCCAACAGCCCCGGACCCTTGGGCGCGTGGCGGGCGGCACGTGCGGGCCCGTCGCGGCGGGTGGCTCGGGGCGTGGTCACGGGCGGGGCGGCGAGGCCGTACCGGGAAAGGTTCTGCGGCGGACCGCCTGCCGTGCGCCTCACCTGGTCCTGGCGTCGGCTCCGGCGGTGAGCAGGGACTCCAGCATCGCGCGGTAGGCGGTCGTGGTGACGATCGGGATACCGTACTGGCGGGCCAGCTTCGCGACGCCGGACATCGAGTCCGGATCGGCGGCGACCAGCAACCGGGTCTGTTTGGTGACCTTGCGGG is a genomic window of Actinoplanes teichomyceticus ATCC 31121 containing:
- a CDS encoding DUF5995 family protein; the encoded protein is MTQPIWGPVQLQMSTILREHPDDVPAVVEQLTRLQDALCQVPPLLHGNPLADFNKLYLTITENVLDRLYAGKFKDPAFLSRLDVEFAARYFDALRYWTEGSPACPDVWAGLFTRIPGPDARALPSAVAGVNAHINFDLPFALVTTFDHLGTDPIDGSDQHHDYLQVNDIFAEEIPGLRRGYLDRWQLLIDTMNGDLDDWWQGEMVEYTRNVAWRNAQKIWAIRHDLAALDAERRRLDRTATGLGKLLLSPFASFLQ